The genomic region CCGGAGGCGGTGGCCCCGAAGGGCTTGCCCGCCTCCTTGGGCTCCAGCACCGGCTTGGCGTCCTTGGTGGCGCCGAGCAGCCGGGCCGAGCCCTTGCCCTCGGCGGATCCGGCCGAGCCGGGGGTGAACGCCGTGTACGTGGTGTCCGCGATGTCCGAGGAGCTCGGCGCCGGGCAGACCAGCAGGGACCGCTCCACCGGCATCCGGGCGGCGGCCGCGGCCTTGCCGTCGGCCGCGGTGCCCTCGGCGGCGGGGGCCGTGAGGGCGGCGACGGCGGTGAGGGCGGCCAGCGCCGCGGTCACGGCCGCGAGCGTCAGGGGTGCGCGCTGCTTCACTGCTGGGGGCTCCCGTCCGGACGCGGGTCGTACTGTCCGTAGGTGTCGTACGGGTAGGGGTACTGCTGCTGGTCCGGGTCCTGGACCGGCTGCTGTTGCTGCGGGAACGGGTACTGCTCGTACCCCGGCGCCTGACCGTACGGCTGCGCCTGCGGCTCGTAGGCGTAGCCGCCCTGGTCCGGGTGGGGCTGGTAGGCGTACGCGTCCTGCCCGTACGCCTCTTCGCCGTACACCGGCTGCGCCGGGATGTCCGCGTACGGGTCGGCGGCCACGGCGGCCTCGACCGGTACGGGGGCGGGCGCGGCCTGTTCGCGCAGGCGGCGGGCGCGGCGGCCCTCGCCGGCCTCGCCCGGGCCGGGCTGGGCGGGGATCACGGCCTCTTCCTCGGGCAGGTCGTCGTCGAGCCGTTCGCGGCGGCCGGGCAGGGCCATGACGAGCAGGACCAGGGCGAGGACGCCCTGCGCCCAGTGCCAGACGGTGCGCACGAGGGAGTGCTCGTGGACGAGGTCGAGGCGGCCGGCGTCGGCGGGCAGTTCGAAGCCCTGTGCCCAGCCGTCGAGGGTCTTCGGCTTGAGGGGCTTGCCGTCGAGGGTGGCCCGCCAGCCGGAGTCGGCGCGGTCGGCGATGCGCAGCACGCGGCCCGCCTCACCGGCCGGGATCTTGCCGTGGGCCTCGACGGGACCGGCGGCGACCGGGATCGGGGCCTCGCCCTGCTTGCCGGAGACGATGACGGCGCGCGGCAGCCAGGGCTCGACGCCCCAGAGCGCGGTGCCGTCCTGCTGGTGGCGCCGGCTGAGCCCCGGGGTGGCGTCGAGGACGCGGCGGATGTCCTCGGGTCCGCCGGGGCGGAACATGACGAAGCGGATGGCGTAGGCGCTGAGCTGGCTGGACTGGTCGGCGCCGGAGCCGGCGACGAGGTTGGAGACGACCTTGTCGAGGCGGGGGTCGCTGCCGGTGCGGGCGGCGGTCTCGGCGTCGCCGAGGCGGCCGCCGGAGCCGCGGACGAGGCTGTAGGAGACGGTGGCGGGCTGGTCCACGGCGAGGATCAGGGTGCGGGTCTGGTTGTCGTCACCGCCCGCCTCGGCGACGAAGGCGGGCACCTGCACCGGGTCGCGGCGCTGGAGCGGGCCGTCGGCTCCGGCGATGAGCCAGCCGGCCGCGGTGAGGAGCGGTCCGGCGGCGGCGGTGAGGGCGATGAGCGCGGCCAGCGGCTGGCGCCAGCCGAAGTTGCGGGCGGCGACCCGCTCCCTGGCGCCGTCCGCGCCGAGCGCGGCGGCCACCAGCAGGGCGAGCCCGTAGACGAGGGTGGCGGGTCCGGCCCAGGCGGTCCGGTTGAGGAGGACGGCGAGGAGCAGCCCTGCGAGGGCGGTGGCCCAGGCGGCGCGGACGGCGAACCGCCGGTCGGTCCGCAGCAGGGCGCCCAGGGCGGCGAGGACGATGCCGAGCAGCAGCACGCCGCCGGTGGTGCCGGGGCCGCCGGGGCTGGTGCCGAGCAGGTCCAGGGCGGAGGCGGAGCCGGCTCCGTAGGGCAGTCCGGCTTCGTGCAGGAGGCTGCCGGGGTGTGTGAACAGGCCCAGCGACCAGGGGGCGAGCACGAGGACGGGGACGGCGAGGCCGGCGATCAGCCGCGGTCCGTACGTCTTCCACTGCGCTCGGCGCATGACCAGCGCGGCGGCCCCGAGGGCGGCGGCGAGCGGCCACACGACGGGGGTGAAGGCGGTGGCCACGGTCAGCAGGAGGGTGTACGTCCACACCGCGCGCCAGCTCGTCCGCTCCCCGTCGGCTGCGCCGAGGGCGAAGGCGGCGACGGCGGAGCGGGCGATCAGCGGGAGCAGGACGGCGAGCACGGCGGTGCCGAGGCGGCCGCCGGCGAGGGCTCCGGTGACGGCGGGGAGGAAGGCGTAGGCGACGGCGGCCCAGGCGCGCAGCAGCCGGGAGGCGACGAGCGGCCGGGAGGCGAAGTACGCGGTGAGTCCGGCGAGCGGGACCGAGCCGACGAGCAGCAGGGTCAGGGCGGCCTGGGTGGAGCCGAAGAGCAGGGTGGCGAGGGCGCCGAGGACGGCGATGTATGGGGGTGCGGCGGCGGTGGAGCCGGTGGAGACGGGCTGCCAGCCGTCGGTGTAGGCACGCCAGAGCTCGAAGCCGCCGTCGGGGGCGGGGAGCAGGGCGCCGCCCATGAGGGAGCCGCCGCCGATGAGGGAGCGGCAGGCTGCGAGGGAGACGAGCAGGAGGAGGCCGAAGAGGACGGGCGCGGGGTTGCGGGCGATCCGCTTGAGGCGCGCGAACCGCTCGGTGTCCCGGAAGTCGTCCTCGCCGGGCGCGTTGAGGATGCTGCCGCCGCCGTGCCGGCCGGCGGGGGCGGCCTCGGAGTCGCGGCCGTCGGCGAAGTAGCCGGCGAGCTGTTCGGCGTTGGCCCGCAGGGAGGCGCCCGGCGGGGGGAAGAGCGGGCGCAGGTCCGCGGCGGGGACGACGGGTCGGCGGCGGCGCTTGCGGGCGGCGAGGATCCGGCCCGGGCGGAGCAGGGTTGCCAGGAGGCCGGTGAACTCGTCGACGGCCTGGCCGGGGGCCTTGCCGATGAGGTAGGCGAGGGTGCGCAGCACGGTGCCGAGCAGGACGCGCAGCAGGACGTAGGGCAGGGCGCGGCCGGAGCTGTTGGCGAGCATCGTGTAGACGGCGCCGGCCTTGTCGACGCGGTGCGGGCTCGCGCTCGTACGGCCCGCGCAGTCGACGGTGCGGCGTTCGCGGGCGGAGGCCTCGGCGTGGCGCATGACGGCGTCGGGGGCGACGAGGACGGTGTGGCCGGCGCTCTGGGCGCGCCAGCAGAGGTCGACGTCGTCGCGCATCAGGGGCAGGCGTCTGTCGAAGCCGCCGAGCTCGTCGTAGACGTCGCGGCGCACCAGCATGCCCGCCGTGGAGACGGACAGGACGGGGCGGACCTGGTCGTGCTGGCCCTGGTCCTGTTCGCGGCGGTCGAGTCCGGTCCAGCGGCGGCCGCTGCGGGCGATGGTGACGCCGGCTTCGAGGAGCTGCTTCTTGTCGTACCAGCCGCGCAGCTTGGGGCCGATGACGGCGGCGTCGGGGTTCTCCTCGGCGACGCGGAGCAGCTCGGTGAGGGCGTCGGGCTCGGGCGCGCTGTCGTCGTGCAGGAGCCAGAGCCACTGGACGGGTTCGCCGTGGGGGAGGTCGGGCAGGTCGTACGCGTCGTCGCGCCAGGTGCGGCTGACGGGGTCCCAGCCGCTGGGGCGCTTGAGGTACGGGAGGTCCTCGGGGGTCAGGGTGCCCGCGTTGCGGGCGGATTCGTCGACGGCGGTGCCGAATCCGGTGCGGCGGGCGAGGTGCAGGACGCGGTCGTCGCCGAACGCCTCGGTGAGCAGCCGCGCGGAGTCGTCGGCGCTGCCGGTGTCGGCGGCGACGTGGTTCTGCGCGGGGCGTTCCTGGCCGAGGAGGCCGGCGAGTGTCCGGGGCAGCCAGCGGGCGCCGTCGTGGGCGACGAGGACCGCGGTGACGACGTGCCGGGGGAACTCGGGTGTGGCGGGGGCCTGGTAAGAGGCCGTCGACTGGCTGTGCGGGGACATCGCGCTACTGGCCCTCCGGCCTGGGGGTCCTCCCGGACGGAGTCCGGGGGGAGGGTCCGGGGGTGGTGTGCCCTCGGAGGCTGCTGGACAGCGCCACACTAACGGCTGGAAAAGCGACGGTCCGCCTCCTGCGGGGAAGGTGCAGGAGGCGGACCGTTTGCTCTGCTCGGTACGTTGCGGGCCGGGCAGTTCGATATGTCGTGCGATGTGCGATAGGTGCGGAAGGTACCTGTTGGGAAGCGTCCCGGGCGTATCAGACCGCTGCCTTTTTCAGCCGGCGGCGCTCGCGCTCGGACAGACCGCCCCAGATGCCGAATCGCTCGTCGTTGGCGAGGGCGTACTCAAGGCATTCGGAGCGGACCTCGCAGGCGAGGCAGACCTTCTTGGCCTCGCGGGTGGAGCCGCCCTTCTCGGGAAAGAAGGACTCGGGGTCGGTCTGGGCGCACAGAGCGCGCTCCTGCCAGCCGAGCTCCTCGTCCGCCTCCTCGACCAGCAGTTCCTGAAACAGCTCGGTCATGTGCGCCCCTCGCTCTGTCTATGCGTCCCCGTGGTGGCGTCGTCACTGATTGCTACGTAACGACACGAGTGAAATTACAAGTGCGTGGCTCCGGAGCAGTCAAGCCGAGATCTGCTATTGGGCCCCTTATTCACTCTGCGGAACCAAGCCTATGCAGAAAGTGTTCATATCGCCAAAAATCGTGACACATGCAACGGGCGTCACATGATGCCCGCCTTTACCCGTAATCCACGCGCCACCCCGGGGCAGGGTTGCGATCCAGCCAAAGAAGCGGCGCAGATCACATTCCGGTCACGAAGCTGCGGGTGTGGTTTGAACTCGGTTGCAGCGCCACATCCCCGGACGCCGACTGCACAAACCTTTCTCCGTGCACAGCAACCGGATGAGGTGAAACTTTTCCGCCAAACCGGACATTGGGTTGACAGTCCGACCCCCGACCCGCTCTCCTTGTTCTCATGTCAGCGACCGCAGCCACCACCCGGACCCCCATTCGTGGGTTCCTGTGCGCTGCCCAGGTTCGCTGTTGCTGTTGCAGCTGTTGATGCCTCCGGAGCTCCGACTCCGTACCGGCTCCAGCCCGCCCCCGCAGCAACCGCCAGCACCACTGACATCCGTCGAGGTATCCCCACGATGAACAGCGCCAGCACCCCCACGTACGCCGAGAGCGACCTCCAGATCGCCGGCGACATCCTCGCCGTCCAGCACCTCCTCCAGCCCGCCCGCGAGCACCCGGCCACCGTCGCCGAGTTCGTCGGCCTCGCCCGCTCCATCGCCGAGGACCGCGCCTCCTGGGAGCACCTCGTCCAGTACGACGCCACCACCCGCTGGTACCACCGGCTGCGCACCGGCCCCGGCTACGAGGTGTGGCTGCTCAGCTGGGTCCCCGGCCAGGGCAGCGGCCCGCACGACCACGGCGCCTCCTCCGGCGTCCTGACCGTCCTCGAAGGCGAGCTCACCGAACACCACACCCGCGGACGGCTCGCCCTCGGCGCCGGCTCCCAGCGGGTCTTCGCCCCCGGCTACGCCCACGAGGTCGTCAACGACACCCTCGAAGGCGCCGTCAGCCTGCACGTCTACTTCCCCGGCCTGACCGAGATGCCGATGCACAGCTGCTCCCCGGCGCGCCAGGAGTCGGTCCCCGCCTGACCGCGGCCCTGCGGCCTGACAGACTTCGGCGCATGCGCATTGTTGTTCTGGCCGGCGGTATAGGCGGCGCCCGGTTCCTCCGCGGCCTCAAGGTCGCAGTCCCCGACGCGGACATCACGGTCATCGGCAACACCGGTGACGACATTCACCTGTTCGGGCTCAAGGTGTGCCCCGATCTGGACACGGTGATGTACACCCTCGGCGGTGGCATCAACGAGGACCAGGGCTGGGGCCGTACCGACGAGTCCTTCACCGTCAAGGAGGAACTCGCGGCGTACGGGGTCGGGCCCACCTGGTTCGGCCTCGGCGACCGCGACTTCGCCACCCACATCGTCCGTACGCAGATGCTCGGCGCGGGCTACCCGCTGAGCGCCGTCACCGAGGCCCTGTGCGACCGCTGGCAGCCCGGGGTACGGCTGCTGCCCATGTCCGACGACCGGGTCGAGACCCACGTCGCGATCACCGATCCCGCCACCGGCGAACGGCGGGTCGTCCACTTCCAGGAGTACTGGGTCCGGCTGCGCGCCGCCGTGGACGCGGAGGCCGTCGTCCCCGTCGGGGCCGAGCAGGCCAAGCCCGCGCCGGGCGTGCTGGAGGCCGTCGCGGCCGCCGACGTGATCATCTTCCCGCCGTCGAACCCGGTGGTCTCGGTGGGGACGATCCTCGCCGTGCCCGGCATCCGGGAGGCCGTGGCCGCCGCCGGGGCGCCCGTCGTGGGCCTCTCCCCCATCGTCGGGGGCGCGCCGGTGCGCGGAATGGCGGACAAGGTGCTGGCCGCGGTCGGCGTGGAGGCCACGGCCGCCGCGGTCGCCCGCCACTACGGGACCGGGCTGCTCGACGGCTGGCTGGTGGACACGGCCGACGCGGACGCCGTCGCCGAGGTCGAGGCCGCCGGGATCTCCTGCCGCGCGGTGCCGCTGATGATGACCGACCTGGAGGCCACCGCGGAGATGGCCCGGGCGGCGCTGGAACTGGCGGAGGCCTCGCGGTGACCGACGCGCACGCCTCCGCCGCGCCCGTTCCCTCCTACGAGGTACGGGCCGTCGAGGGCATACCCGAGGTCAGGCCGGGCGACGACCTGGCGAAACTGATCACGGTGGCCGCGCCCGACCTGCGGGACGGGGACGTCCTGCTGGTCACCTCGAAGATCGTCTCCAAGGCCGAGGGCCGGATCGTGGCGGCGGACTCGCGCGAGGACGCCATAGACGCGGAGACCGTACGCGTGGTCGCGCGCCGGGGTCACCTGCGGATCGTCGAGAACCGGCAGGGCCTGGTGATGGCGGCCGCCGGGGTCGACGCCTCCAACACCGCCCCCGGCACGGTGCTGCTGCTGCCCGAGGACCCGGACGCCTCGGCCGCCGCGATCCGCGCGGGGGTGCGCGACGTCCTCTCCGTGGACGTGGGCGTGGTCGTCACCGACACCTTCGGGCGGCCCTGGCGCAACGGGCTCACGGACGTGGCGATCGGCTCGGCCGGAGTGCGGGTCCTGGACGACCTGCGGGGAGGCACGGACGCGCACGGAAACGCCCTGAGCGCGACGGTCGTGGCGACCGCGGACGAGCTGGCCGCCGCCGGCGACCTGGTCAAGGGCAAGGCGGCCGGGCTGCCGGTGGCCGTCGTCCGCGGGCTGGCCCACGTACTCGGCGAGGGCTCCGCGGCGCGCGACCTGGTGCGCACCCCGGCCGACGACATGTTCCGGCTGGGCACCTCGGAGGCGGTACGGGAGGCCGTGACGCAGCGCCGTACCGTACGGGCCTTCACGGCCGAGCCGGTGGACCCGGGCGCCGTACGGCGGGCGGTGGCGGCGGCCGTGACGGCGCCCGCCCCGCACCACACGACGCCGTGGCGGTTCGTGCTGCTGGAGTCCGAGGCCTCGCGGGTGCGGCTCCTGGACGCGATGCGGGACGCGTGGATCGCGGACCTGCGGTCGGACGGCAAGTCCGAGGAGTCCATCGCCAAGCGGGTGCGGCGGGGTGAGGTGCTGCGCGGCGCGCCGTACCTGGTGGTGCCGTGCATGGTGACGGACGGCTCGCACGACTACGGGCACGCCCGCCGGGACGCGGCGGAGCGCGAGATGTTCGTGGTCGCGATGGGCGCGGGCGTGCAGAACTTCCTGGTGGCGCTGGCCGGGGAGCGGCTGGGCTCGGCGTGGGTGTCCTCGACGATGTTCTGCCGGGACGTGGTCCGGGAGGTGCTGGGGCTGCCGGAGGACTGGGACCCGATGGGGGCGGTGGCCGTGGGTCACGCGGCCCAGCCGCCACGGGAGCGGCCCTCGCGGTCCGCCGCGGACTTCATCGAGGTGCGGTAGCCGGATCGGTCAGCGCTGCCGGAGCTGACGGAGCTGTCAGAGCCTTCCGATGTCCGTCCGGGGCATGCGGGGCATGCGGCGGGGCGGCGTGTGACCGGCGAGGAGGATGAGGCGGGCGGCGCGGTGGCGCTGGCCCGCGTACGGGGCGAGGAGCTCCAGCATGGCGGCGTCGTCGGCGTCGCGGTCCCCGGCGAGGGCGTAGCCGATGATGCCGGGGAGGTGGAGGTCGCCGGTCGTGACGGCGTCGGGGTCGCCGTTGCTGCGCTGGAGGGTCTCGGCGGAGGTCCACGGGCCGATGCCGGGAACGGCCTCCAGCCGTCGCGCGGCCTCGGGCAGGGCCATGGCGGCCGCTTCCTCCAGGCGGTTCGCCACGCGGGCGGCCCGGACGATCGCCGCGGCGCGCTTGGCGTCGACCCCGGCCTTGTGCCAGTCCCAGGACGGGATCATCGCCCAGGTGCGGGCGGTGGGCATGACGTGCAGGCCGAGGTCCTGCGGACCGGGGGCGGGCTCGCCGTACTGGCGTACGAGGCGGCGCCAGGCGCGGTAGGCCTCGTCGGCGGTGATCTTCTGCTCCAGCACGGTGGGGATCAGGGACTCCAGGACCAGGCCGGTACGGGTGAGGCGCAGACCCGGGCGGCGGCGGTGGCTGGCGTGCACGAGGCGGTGGCGGGGGACGAAGACGGCGGGGTCGTCGCCGGCGCCGAGGAGCGCGGGCAGCTGTTCGAGGATCCAGTCGGCGCCGGGGCCCCAGGCCTCGGCATGCACTTCCTGGCCGGGCCGCCCGGCCAGGCGCAGGGTGGCGGGGCCGTCGGGGGTCCGGGTCGCCCTCCAGACCGAGCCGTCGGGGGTGGTGCGGAAGGTGGGGTCGGCGGGGCCCCGTCTGAGCGGGCCGAGGGTGAGCCCGAGGTCGACCGGCCCCTCGGGGGTCCACCGGCGTTCCTTGGCGCCCGCGCCGACCGGTCGCCCCTGCCCGGCGGGCACGGCGGTCCGGCCGCCGCGCACGGTGGTGCGGGTGAGGGGATCGACGGGGTCGAAGCGGCCGGCCATGCGTCGAGCGTAGCCCTGCGGGGCTCCGGCCCACCCCGCCCCCTTCTCCCCCGGCCACCGCCGGGTGCCCCCGGAAACAGGGACCCGGGCCCGGACCCGCGGCCCGGGCCCGAGTCCGGACGCAGCCCTGGTGGCTACGGGCGGCCCTGGAGCTTCGCCGATGAGGTGCGGGTCGTCGGGAGTTTGCCGTAGAGCTTCTTGCCCGGGCATTCGGTCGCGAAGCCGTCCCGGTGGCCCGAGATCACGTTCATCTTCACGTTCGTGCCCTTGGTGTAGAGGTTGCCGCCGCCCGACCTCAGGGTGGTCTTCGCGCGCGGGTCCCTGCCGAAGAGGCCGAGCTTCCAGGCCGTGAGGCGGGCGATCGCGTCGACCGCCGCCGCGGGGGGCGCCGTGGAGGTGTACGTGCCCAGCACCGCCACGCCCATGCTGTCGGTGTTGAAGCCCATGGTGTGCGCGCCGAGCACCGGCCTGGAGACTCCGCCCGCGCGGCCCTCGTACACCGTGCCGCACTTGTCGACGGCGAAGTTGTAGCCGAAGTCGCGCCAGCCGCTGCTGAGTACGTGGTAGCGGTACAGGCTGCGCAGCACCGCCGGGGCGTCCTTGCAGGCGTAGTTGTTGCCCGAGGCGCTGTGGTGGACGAAGGCCGCCTTCACGGTGTTCGTGTAGACGAAGCCGGGCTCTCGCAGGCTCTCGTCCGCGCCCCACCCCCTGCGCGTGACGATCCGCGGGCGCGGACCGATGAACGGGGCGGCCGCCTCGCTCAGTTCACCGTCACTCGCGTAGATCGCGTCGGCGGTGGAGTCGGCCTTGTCGAGGGCGATGATCTCGTTCGCGCCCAGCTCGGCGTGCGGGAGGTTCGCCGCGGAGGACTCGGCCATCTCCATCGTCAGGCCGTCTCCCTTGTCGTCGCCCACGGGGCCGCCGTTCTTGCCGTCCGGCCCCGCGCCGGGCGCCTCCGCGCCCGGGTCGACCAGCTCGATCCGCATGCCCGTGGGCAGCCGGGACGGAGCGCGGGTGGACGGTGCCGCCGGTTCCGCCTGGACGCGGACCTCCACGCCGTCGGACTCGCCGACCCACAGCGGGGCGGTGGCGCCGCGGACCCGGCCGGAACCTCTCTCCACCGCGTCGGGGTCGGCCGCGTGCTCGCTGTTG from Streptomyces sp. NBC_00190 harbors:
- a CDS encoding peptidoglycan recognition protein family protein, which produces MRGFLASSIGVVTAAALALPVALPTPALAEASPVTPAGTTQSLPLVPLGPSADRTPGVPGMSASPRLPEAQGLAAREVKTFSLVGVVWDDVATELHGRVQVRTRSAKTSAWSGWQDVETHNSEHAADPDAVERGSGRVRGATAPLWVGESDGVEVRVQAEPAAPSTRAPSRLPTGMRIELVDPGAEAPGAGPDGKNGGPVGDDKGDGLTMEMAESSAANLPHAELGANEIIALDKADSTADAIYASDGELSEAAAPFIGPRPRIVTRRGWGADESLREPGFVYTNTVKAAFVHHSASGNNYACKDAPAVLRSLYRYHVLSSGWRDFGYNFAVDKCGTVYEGRAGGVSRPVLGAHTMGFNTDSMGVAVLGTYTSTAPPAAAVDAIARLTAWKLGLFGRDPRAKTTLRSGGGNLYTKGTNVKMNVISGHRDGFATECPGKKLYGKLPTTRTSSAKLQGRP
- a CDS encoding cysteine dioxygenase; its protein translation is MNSASTPTYAESDLQIAGDILAVQHLLQPAREHPATVAEFVGLARSIAEDRASWEHLVQYDATTRWYHRLRTGPGYEVWLLSWVPGQGSGPHDHGASSGVLTVLEGELTEHHTRGRLALGAGSQRVFAPGYAHEVVNDTLEGAVSLHVYFPGLTEMPMHSCSPARQESVPA
- a CDS encoding glycosyltransferase family 2 protein, whose translation is MSPHSQSTASYQAPATPEFPRHVVTAVLVAHDGARWLPRTLAGLLGQERPAQNHVAADTGSADDSARLLTEAFGDDRVLHLARRTGFGTAVDESARNAGTLTPEDLPYLKRPSGWDPVSRTWRDDAYDLPDLPHGEPVQWLWLLHDDSAPEPDALTELLRVAEENPDAAVIGPKLRGWYDKKQLLEAGVTIARSGRRWTGLDRREQDQGQHDQVRPVLSVSTAGMLVRRDVYDELGGFDRRLPLMRDDVDLCWRAQSAGHTVLVAPDAVMRHAEASARERRTVDCAGRTSASPHRVDKAGAVYTMLANSSGRALPYVLLRVLLGTVLRTLAYLIGKAPGQAVDEFTGLLATLLRPGRILAARKRRRRPVVPAADLRPLFPPPGASLRANAEQLAGYFADGRDSEAAPAGRHGGGSILNAPGEDDFRDTERFARLKRIARNPAPVLFGLLLLVSLAACRSLIGGGSLMGGALLPAPDGGFELWRAYTDGWQPVSTGSTAAAPPYIAVLGALATLLFGSTQAALTLLLVGSVPLAGLTAYFASRPLVASRLLRAWAAVAYAFLPAVTGALAGGRLGTAVLAVLLPLIARSAVAAFALGAADGERTSWRAVWTYTLLLTVATAFTPVVWPLAAALGAAALVMRRAQWKTYGPRLIAGLAVPVLVLAPWSLGLFTHPGSLLHEAGLPYGAGSASALDLLGTSPGGPGTTGGVLLLGIVLAALGALLRTDRRFAVRAAWATALAGLLLAVLLNRTAWAGPATLVYGLALLVAAALGADGARERVAARNFGWRQPLAALIALTAAAGPLLTAAGWLIAGADGPLQRRDPVQVPAFVAEAGGDDNQTRTLILAVDQPATVSYSLVRGSGGRLGDAETAARTGSDPRLDKVVSNLVAGSGADQSSQLSAYAIRFVMFRPGGPEDIRRVLDATPGLSRRHQQDGTALWGVEPWLPRAVIVSGKQGEAPIPVAAGPVEAHGKIPAGEAGRVLRIADRADSGWRATLDGKPLKPKTLDGWAQGFELPADAGRLDLVHEHSLVRTVWHWAQGVLALVLLVMALPGRRERLDDDLPEEEAVIPAQPGPGEAGEGRRARRLREQAAPAPVPVEAAVAADPYADIPAQPVYGEEAYGQDAYAYQPHPDQGGYAYEPQAQPYGQAPGYEQYPFPQQQQPVQDPDQQQYPYPYDTYGQYDPRPDGSPQQ
- a CDS encoding coenzyme F420-0:L-glutamate ligase, which produces MTDAHASAAPVPSYEVRAVEGIPEVRPGDDLAKLITVAAPDLRDGDVLLVTSKIVSKAEGRIVAADSREDAIDAETVRVVARRGHLRIVENRQGLVMAAAGVDASNTAPGTVLLLPEDPDASAAAIRAGVRDVLSVDVGVVVTDTFGRPWRNGLTDVAIGSAGVRVLDDLRGGTDAHGNALSATVVATADELAAAGDLVKGKAAGLPVAVVRGLAHVLGEGSAARDLVRTPADDMFRLGTSEAVREAVTQRRTVRAFTAEPVDPGAVRRAVAAAVTAPAPHHTTPWRFVLLESEASRVRLLDAMRDAWIADLRSDGKSEESIAKRVRRGEVLRGAPYLVVPCMVTDGSHDYGHARRDAAEREMFVVAMGAGVQNFLVALAGERLGSAWVSSTMFCRDVVREVLGLPEDWDPMGAVAVGHAAQPPRERPSRSAADFIEVR
- the cofD gene encoding 2-phospho-L-lactate transferase — translated: MRIVVLAGGIGGARFLRGLKVAVPDADITVIGNTGDDIHLFGLKVCPDLDTVMYTLGGGINEDQGWGRTDESFTVKEELAAYGVGPTWFGLGDRDFATHIVRTQMLGAGYPLSAVTEALCDRWQPGVRLLPMSDDRVETHVAITDPATGERRVVHFQEYWVRLRAAVDAEAVVPVGAEQAKPAPGVLEAVAAADVIIFPPSNPVVSVGTILAVPGIREAVAAAGAPVVGLSPIVGGAPVRGMADKVLAAVGVEATAAAVARHYGTGLLDGWLVDTADADAVAEVEAAGISCRAVPLMMTDLEATAEMARAALELAEASR
- a CDS encoding DNA-3-methyladenine glycosylase family protein, which gives rise to MAGRFDPVDPLTRTTVRGGRTAVPAGQGRPVGAGAKERRWTPEGPVDLGLTLGPLRRGPADPTFRTTPDGSVWRATRTPDGPATLRLAGRPGQEVHAEAWGPGADWILEQLPALLGAGDDPAVFVPRHRLVHASHRRRPGLRLTRTGLVLESLIPTVLEQKITADEAYRAWRRLVRQYGEPAPGPQDLGLHVMPTARTWAMIPSWDWHKAGVDAKRAAAIVRAARVANRLEEAAAMALPEAARRLEAVPGIGPWTSAETLQRSNGDPDAVTTGDLHLPGIIGYALAGDRDADDAAMLELLAPYAGQRHRAARLILLAGHTPPRRMPRMPRTDIGRL
- a CDS encoding WhiB family transcriptional regulator translates to MTELFQELLVEEADEELGWQERALCAQTDPESFFPEKGGSTREAKKVCLACEVRSECLEYALANDERFGIWGGLSERERRRLKKAAV